Proteins encoded together in one Bradyrhizobium sp. CB82 window:
- the hyfB gene encoding hydrogenase 4 subunit B, translating into MISVALWSVALLLALAPVGIALSTRPRGSTVLYGACLAVTATLCIAALLHLLDPAYPVLSATLPIGLPWLGAHFRLDALSAFFLVVVNLGGVAASLFALGYGAHEESPGRVLPFYPAYLAGMNTVVLANDAFSFLVAWEFMSLTSWALVVAHHREADNVRAGYVYLLMASFGTLALLLAFGLLANGAGYDFDTIRASHPSAALAGMVVILVLLGAGSKAGLVPLHAWLPLAHPAAPSHVSALMSGVMTKVAVYGFVRIVFDLLPEPEWWWSMVVLLVGGPTATLGVLYALMQRDIKRVLAYSTIENIGIIFTGLGLALAFKAQGLDWVAALAFTAALLHVFNHAMFKSLLFFGAGAVLESTGARDMEKLGGLIHRMPRTAFAMLVGCVAISALPPFNGFVSEWLTFQAILLSPQLPSWGLKLAIPAVGGLLALAAAFAAACFVKLYGISFLGRSRSDAAATAHETDRFSLTAMFALAALCLVAGILPGLFIDALAPVSKAMVGNVMPHQTGLQWLTIVPIAESRSSYNGLLVFLFIALCGTAAASAIHRLASDRLRRAPAWDCGYPDPNPAIQYSASSFSQPIRRVFGSVIFAAREIGEMPPPSSPAPARLTVELHDLIWEALYAPIAKAMTFATEHVNVLQFLTIRRYLTLVFVALIVLLLVVAL; encoded by the coding sequence ATGATCTCGGTGGCGCTATGGTCGGTGGCACTGCTGCTGGCGCTGGCGCCGGTCGGGATCGCGCTGTCGACGCGGCCGCGCGGTTCGACCGTTCTCTATGGCGCCTGCCTCGCTGTCACTGCGACGCTCTGCATCGCCGCGCTTCTTCATCTGCTCGATCCCGCGTATCCGGTGTTGAGCGCGACGCTGCCGATCGGCCTGCCCTGGCTGGGGGCTCACTTCCGTCTCGATGCGCTGTCGGCTTTCTTCCTGGTCGTGGTCAATCTTGGCGGCGTAGCCGCGAGTCTGTTCGCGCTCGGCTATGGCGCGCATGAAGAATCTCCCGGCCGCGTGCTGCCGTTCTATCCGGCGTATCTCGCCGGCATGAACACCGTCGTGCTGGCGAACGACGCCTTCAGTTTTCTGGTGGCATGGGAGTTCATGTCGCTGACCTCCTGGGCGCTGGTGGTCGCGCATCATCGCGAGGCCGACAACGTTCGCGCCGGCTACGTCTATCTCCTGATGGCAAGCTTCGGCACGCTGGCGCTGCTGCTCGCCTTCGGCCTGCTCGCCAATGGCGCCGGTTACGATTTCGATACGATTCGCGCTTCGCATCCCTCGGCCGCGCTCGCCGGCATGGTGGTGATCCTCGTCCTGCTTGGCGCCGGCTCCAAAGCAGGCCTCGTGCCGCTGCACGCCTGGCTGCCGCTCGCCCATCCCGCCGCACCGAGCCACGTCTCAGCCCTCATGAGCGGGGTGATGACCAAGGTCGCCGTCTACGGTTTTGTCCGCATCGTCTTCGACCTGCTGCCGGAGCCGGAGTGGTGGTGGAGCATGGTGGTGCTACTGGTCGGCGGCCCCACCGCGACGCTGGGCGTGCTCTACGCGCTGATGCAGCGCGACATCAAGCGCGTGTTGGCCTATTCGACCATCGAGAATATCGGCATCATCTTCACCGGCCTTGGCCTCGCGCTCGCCTTCAAGGCGCAGGGGCTCGACTGGGTGGCGGCCCTGGCCTTCACCGCGGCGCTGCTGCACGTGTTCAATCATGCGATGTTCAAGAGTCTTCTGTTCTTCGGCGCCGGCGCGGTGCTGGAGTCGACCGGGGCGCGCGACATGGAGAAGCTCGGCGGGCTGATCCATCGCATGCCCCGCACGGCCTTCGCGATGTTGGTCGGCTGCGTCGCGATCTCGGCGCTGCCGCCCTTCAACGGCTTCGTCTCGGAATGGCTGACCTTTCAGGCGATCCTGCTGTCGCCGCAACTGCCGTCCTGGGGCTTGAAGCTCGCAATCCCCGCGGTCGGTGGTCTATTGGCGCTGGCGGCGGCCTTCGCCGCGGCCTGCTTCGTCAAGCTCTACGGCATCAGCTTCCTCGGCCGTTCCCGCTCCGATGCCGCCGCGACCGCGCACGAGACCGATCGTTTCTCGCTGACTGCGATGTTCGCGCTCGCGGCGCTTTGCCTCGTCGCCGGGATCCTGCCCGGCCTGTTCATCGATGCGCTGGCGCCGGTGAGCAAGGCCATGGTCGGCAATGTCATGCCGCATCAGACGGGATTGCAATGGCTCACGATCGTGCCGATCGCGGAAAGCCGCAGCTCCTACAACGGTCTCCTCGTCTTCCTCTTCATCGCGCTCTGCGGCACCGCCGCGGCATCCGCCATCCATCGCCTCGCCTCCGATCGCCTGCGCCGCGCGCCCGCCTGGGATTGTGGTTATCCCGATCCCAACCCCGCGATCCAGTACTCGGCCTCGAGCTTCTCACAGCCGATCCGCCGCGTCTTCGGCAGTGTGATCTTTGCGGCTCGCGAGATCGGCGAGATGCCGCCGCCATCCTCGCCAGCGCCCGCGCGGCTCA
- a CDS encoding helix-turn-helix transcriptional regulator: MITAAQLRAARALLGIDQRELAQRCSLSLPTIQRMEASEGVIRGNVDSLMKLVEALATAGIELIGEGAPSTGGGRGVRLKSLPSAGEDNK, from the coding sequence GTGATTACCGCCGCGCAACTTCGGGCTGCCCGGGCCCTGCTCGGGATCGACCAGCGCGAACTGGCGCAGCGCTGCTCGCTGTCACTGCCGACGATCCAGCGCATGGAGGCTTCCGAGGGCGTCATTCGCGGCAACGTCGATTCCCTGATGAAGCTGGTCGAGGCGCTCGCGACGGCGGGCATTGAACTGATCGGCGAGGGCGCGCCCTCGACCGGCGGCGGCCGCGGCGTGCGGCTGAAATCCCTGCCGAGCGCGGGCGAGGACAACAAATGA
- a CDS encoding MarR family transcriptional regulator, protein MTVSKAAEKSAESTAKGAEAARARRDALDDAGEALQLGELSEQLGYVLKRAQLKVFENFLRCVASLQLTPAQFSVLLLVEKNPGRNQTEIASTLGILRPNFVAMLDNLESRDLCARIRSTNDRRSHILVLTDKGKAVLGRAKKLVATKHEARLNELLGGANREALIAMLSTIANEF, encoded by the coding sequence ATGACCGTTTCCAAGGCGGCGGAAAAGTCGGCGGAATCAACCGCAAAGGGCGCGGAGGCGGCCAGGGCGCGCAGGGACGCGCTTGATGATGCCGGCGAGGCCCTTCAGCTTGGCGAACTCTCCGAGCAGCTCGGCTACGTGCTCAAACGCGCCCAGCTCAAGGTGTTCGAGAATTTCCTGCGCTGCGTGGCCTCGCTCCAGCTCACGCCGGCGCAGTTTTCCGTGCTGCTGCTGGTCGAGAAGAATCCCGGCCGCAATCAGACCGAGATCGCTTCCACGCTTGGCATCCTGCGCCCGAATTTTGTGGCCATGCTGGATAACCTCGAGAGCCGCGACCTTTGCGCGCGAATCCGCTCCACCAACGATCGCCGCTCGCACATCCTCGTCTTGACCGACAAGGGCAAGGCCGTATTGGGCCGCGCCAAAAAGCTCGTCGCCACCAAGCACGAGGCGCGACTGAACGAGCTCTTGGGGGGAGCCAACCGCGAAGCCCTGATCGCGATGCTCTCCACGATCGCCAACGAGTTTTGA
- a CDS encoding branched-chain amino acid ABC transporter permease, translating into MNTTILLFLVQDGITNGAIYALLGLALVLVFAVTRVILIPQGEFVTYGALTYASLASGQMPGTAKLALAMGIVAFVFDLFAGRKALHGRLILRTFLANIVLPAVVLAVTLYFAGQRPPVAISMALSLVIVALIGVSLYRIVFQPLAHTSVLVLLIASVGVHLALQGLGLLFFGAEGQRGPAVLSTAFTLGSLRFTGQSITVYGITIAFIVGLWLFFGFTRYGKALRATAVNRLGARLAGIRTSLSGQIAFLLASVIGALSGILIVPITTLYYDSGFLIGLKGFVAAIIGGLVSYPLTAIAALFVGIVEAFSSFYASNYKEVIVFMLLIPVLLLRSLAAPAVEEEKD; encoded by the coding sequence TTGAATACCACCATCCTGCTGTTCCTTGTCCAGGACGGCATCACCAACGGCGCGATCTACGCGCTGCTCGGACTGGCCCTGGTGCTGGTGTTCGCCGTCACCCGCGTCATCCTGATTCCGCAAGGCGAATTCGTTACCTATGGCGCGCTGACCTATGCCTCGCTCGCCTCCGGCCAGATGCCGGGCACGGCCAAGCTCGCGCTCGCGATGGGCATCGTCGCCTTCGTGTTCGACCTGTTCGCAGGCCGCAAAGCGCTGCATGGGCGACTGATCCTCCGCACCTTCCTCGCCAACATCGTGCTGCCGGCAGTCGTGCTGGCGGTGACCCTCTACTTCGCCGGCCAGAGGCCGCCGGTCGCGATCTCGATGGCGCTGTCGCTCGTGATCGTCGCGCTGATCGGTGTGTCGCTCTACCGCATCGTGTTCCAGCCCTTAGCGCACACCTCGGTGCTCGTGCTGCTGATCGCCTCCGTCGGTGTCCATCTCGCGCTCCAGGGCCTCGGGCTCCTGTTCTTCGGCGCCGAAGGCCAGCGCGGACCGGCAGTGCTGTCGACCGCCTTCACGCTCGGATCGCTTCGCTTCACCGGCCAGAGCATCACAGTCTACGGCATCACCATCGCCTTCATCGTCGGCCTCTGGCTGTTCTTCGGCTTCACGCGCTACGGCAAGGCGCTGCGCGCGACCGCCGTCAACCGGCTGGGTGCGCGGCTTGCCGGCATCCGCACCTCGCTGTCGGGGCAGATCGCCTTCCTGCTGGCGTCCGTGATCGGCGCGCTGTCCGGCATCCTCATCGTCCCGATTACGACCCTCTACTACGACAGCGGTTTTCTGATCGGACTGAAGGGTTTCGTCGCCGCGATCATCGGCGGCCTCGTCAGCTATCCCTTGACGGCAATCGCAGCGCTGTTCGTTGGCATCGTCGAGGCATTCTCGTCCTTCTACGCCAGCAACTACAAGGAGGTCATCGTCTTCATGCTCCTGATCCCGGTGCTGCTGCTGCGTTCGCTCGCAGCCCCTGCGGTCGAGGAAGAGAAGGACTGA
- a CDS encoding branched-chain amino acid ABC transporter ATP-binding protein/permease has translation MNDRLPILVFALLIAAIPHLPGVPPFWIVLLDNIGLAALVAMGLVMLTGVGGLTSFGQAAFVGFGAYTTAVLSTAYGLSPWLTLPLSLLVSGLLAVLLGLITVRLSGHYLPLGTLAWGLGLFYLFSKLEFLGRNDGISAIPPLSIGTFKMLSPGSIYYAIWVAVILSAVLTMNLLDSRTGRAIRALRRGHVAAEAFGVQTPRAKLLVFIHAAVLAGLSGWLYAHLQRAVNPTPFGAQAGIEYLFIAVVGGAGYVWGGVLGAAIVVVLKEVLQSYLPLILPGSGQVETIVFGIMLVALLQLAPGGVWPWLMSFLPQKAGGRKPDTSLTLPARVRAPGEASVLLQVEKARKQFGGVIAVNNVSFDVQAREIVALIGPNGAGKSTTFNLITGVLSATSGSISVLGKKVDKAPPQEIVKLGISRTFQHVKLVPDMTVLENVAIGAHLRGHSGPIASMLRLDRADEARLLAEAARQIERVGLGEQMHQLAGSLSLGQQRIVEIARALCVDPMLLLLDEPAAGLRHMEKQQLARLLRELRGGGMSVLLVEHDMGFVMNLADRIVVLDFGTKIAEGTPATIKTNPEVIKAYLGVAA, from the coding sequence ATGAACGACCGTCTTCCCATTCTCGTCTTCGCGCTTCTCATCGCGGCGATCCCGCATCTTCCCGGCGTGCCGCCGTTCTGGATCGTGCTCCTGGACAATATCGGCCTCGCCGCGCTGGTCGCGATGGGCCTCGTGATGCTCACCGGCGTCGGCGGCCTCACCTCGTTCGGACAGGCGGCCTTCGTCGGCTTCGGCGCCTACACCACCGCAGTGCTGTCGACGGCCTATGGCCTGTCGCCCTGGCTGACCTTGCCGCTCTCGCTGCTGGTCAGCGGCCTGCTCGCGGTGCTTCTCGGGCTGATCACGGTCCGCCTCTCGGGCCATTATCTGCCGCTCGGCACGCTCGCCTGGGGGCTCGGGCTGTTCTACCTCTTCAGCAAGCTCGAATTCCTTGGGCGTAACGACGGCATCTCCGCGATCCCGCCGCTCTCGATCGGCACGTTCAAGATGCTCTCACCCGGCTCGATCTACTACGCGATCTGGGTTGCGGTGATCCTCTCGGCGGTACTCACCATGAACCTGCTGGACTCCCGCACCGGCCGCGCCATCCGTGCGCTCAGGCGCGGCCATGTCGCGGCCGAAGCCTTCGGCGTGCAGACGCCACGCGCGAAGCTTTTGGTGTTCATCCACGCCGCGGTGCTCGCCGGTCTCTCCGGCTGGCTCTATGCGCATCTCCAGCGCGCGGTGAATCCGACGCCGTTCGGCGCGCAGGCAGGCATCGAGTATCTCTTCATCGCGGTGGTCGGCGGCGCCGGCTATGTCTGGGGCGGCGTGCTCGGCGCGGCGATCGTCGTGGTCCTGAAGGAGGTTCTGCAGAGCTATCTGCCGCTGATCCTGCCCGGCTCGGGCCAGGTCGAGACCATCGTATTCGGCATCATGCTGGTGGCGCTCTTGCAGCTTGCGCCCGGCGGAGTCTGGCCGTGGCTGATGTCGTTCCTGCCGCAGAAGGCTGGCGGCAGGAAGCCGGACACCTCGCTGACCCTGCCGGCGCGCGTCCGCGCGCCCGGCGAGGCAAGCGTACTGCTCCAGGTCGAAAAAGCGCGAAAGCAGTTCGGCGGCGTGATCGCCGTGAACAATGTCTCCTTCGATGTCCAGGCCCGCGAGATCGTCGCACTGATCGGCCCGAACGGCGCCGGAAAGAGCACGACGTTCAACCTGATCACCGGCGTGCTGTCCGCCACGTCAGGTTCGATCTCGGTGCTCGGCAAGAAGGTCGACAAGGCGCCGCCGCAGGAGATCGTCAAGCTCGGCATTTCCCGCACCTTCCAGCACGTGAAGCTGGTGCCCGACATGACCGTGCTGGAGAACGTCGCGATCGGCGCGCATCTGCGTGGCCATTCCGGCCCGATTGCCTCGATGCTGCGGCTCGACCGTGCCGACGAGGCGCGGCTGCTGGCGGAAGCCGCGCGCCAGATCGAGCGCGTCGGCCTGGGAGAGCAGATGCATCAGCTCGCAGGCTCACTCTCGCTCGGTCAGCAGCGCATCGTCGAGATCGCACGCGCGCTGTGCGTCGATCCGATGCTGCTGCTGCTCGACGAGCCGGCGGCCGGCCTGCGTCACATGGAGAAGCAGCAGCTTGCGAGGCTGCTGCGCGAGCTCCGCGGCGGTGGCATGAGCGTGCTGCTGGTCGAGCACGACATGGGCTTCGTGATGAATCTGGCCGACCGCATCGTGGTGCTCGATTTCGGCACCAAGATCGCCGAAGGCACGCCCGCCACGATCAAGACCAATCCCGAAGTGATCAAGGCCTATCTCGGGGTGGCGGCATGA
- a CDS encoding ABC transporter ATP-binding protein, with amino-acid sequence MSALLSVTDAHVAYGKVEAVRSVSLEVGQNEIVTIVGANGAGKTTLLSAIMGILPLKGRVAFAGQDLARFGIEDRVALGLGLVPEHRELFVTMNVEDNLELGAFRIEAGRAKSSIERVYALFPRLKERRKQLAGTLSGGEQQMLAMGRALMGEPKLLMLDEPSLGLAPIIVADIFRIVTELRASGVSVLLVEQNAQAALKIADKAYVMELGEFVLSGKASDIAANERVAASYLGFQHEGASVL; translated from the coding sequence ATGAGCGCGCTGTTGTCAGTCACCGACGCGCATGTCGCCTACGGCAAGGTCGAGGCCGTGCGCTCGGTTTCGCTCGAGGTCGGCCAAAACGAGATCGTCACCATCGTCGGCGCCAATGGCGCCGGCAAGACCACGCTGCTCTCCGCCATCATGGGCATTTTGCCGCTGAAGGGCCGGGTCGCCTTTGCCGGCCAGGATCTCGCGCGCTTCGGCATCGAGGATCGCGTTGCGCTGGGGCTGGGCCTCGTGCCGGAGCACCGCGAATTGTTCGTGACCATGAACGTGGAGGACAATCTGGAGCTCGGAGCCTTCCGCATCGAGGCGGGCAGGGCGAAGAGCTCGATCGAGCGCGTCTACGCACTGTTCCCGCGACTGAAGGAGCGGCGCAAACAGCTCGCCGGCACGCTGTCCGGCGGCGAGCAGCAGATGCTCGCCATGGGCCGCGCGCTGATGGGCGAGCCGAAACTGCTGATGCTGGACGAGCCGAGCCTCGGCTTGGCTCCCATCATCGTCGCCGACATCTTCCGCATCGTCACCGAGCTGCGCGCCAGCGGCGTCTCGGTGCTGCTGGTCGAGCAGAACGCGCAGGCCGCGCTGAAGATCGCGGACAAGGCTTACGTGATGGAGCTCGGCGAGTTCGTGCTCTCCGGCAAGGCCAGCGACATCGCCGCCAACGAACGCGTCGCAGCGAGCTACCTCGGCTTCCAGCACGAGGGCGCGAGTGTGCTGTAG
- a CDS encoding pyridoxamine 5'-phosphate oxidase family protein: MPSARIYASDVAFTPAVKSIQTRKGSREAYSDAEQRGWRTEVDENLAAFLADASSFYLATASTDGQPYIQHRGGPKGFLKVLDKQTLAFADYGGNRQYLTQGNLSENPKAYIFVMDYAHRRRVKIWGEARVVEDDDALMQSLTPRGYKARPEQVILFKIAAWDTNCPQHIPQKFDAADVAAALAARDARIAELEADVAALKGRKLAATTS; this comes from the coding sequence ATGCCGTCCGCCCGTATCTACGCCAGCGACGTTGCTTTCACCCCGGCAGTTAAATCGATTCAGACACGAAAGGGCTCGCGCGAGGCGTATTCCGACGCCGAGCAGCGCGGCTGGCGCACCGAGGTCGACGAAAATCTCGCGGCGTTCCTGGCCGATGCCAGCAGTTTCTATCTCGCCACGGCCTCCACCGATGGCCAGCCCTATATCCAGCACCGCGGCGGCCCCAAGGGCTTCTTGAAGGTGCTCGACAAGCAGACGCTCGCCTTCGCGGACTACGGCGGCAACCGGCAGTATCTCACGCAAGGGAACCTCTCCGAAAATCCCAAGGCCTATATCTTCGTGATGGACTATGCTCATCGCCGGAGGGTGAAGATCTGGGGCGAGGCGCGCGTGGTGGAGGACGATGACGCGCTGATGCAATCGCTGACGCCAAGAGGCTACAAGGCGCGCCCCGAGCAGGTCATCCTGTTCAAGATCGCCGCCTGGGACACCAACTGCCCGCAGCACATCCCGCAGAAATTCGACGCGGCCGATGTGGCCGCAGCGCTTGCCGCACGTGATGCAAGGATCGCAGAGCTGGAAGCGGATGTCGCAGCACTGAAGGGACGGAAGTTGGCGGCAACGACAAGCTGA
- a CDS encoding LysR family transcriptional regulator, whose translation MDRLEAMHVFVAVAELRGFAPAARRLHLSPSAVTRLIASLEEHLGARLLQRTTRSVTLTDVGTRYLERARRILADVEEADGSARAERNRPNGRLVVSAPVGFGRLHVGPVMSAYLKRYPDVTGELRLSDHMINLVEDAVDLAVRIGHLADSSLVARQVGEMRRIVVASPDYLKRHGEPKSPEALLQHRTIQFGPATNWRFQRDGRDIEVTPSPRFISNSADAVLQYAEQGGGVTRVLAYQAADGLKRGRLKIVLAKFEQPALPIHIVYPTSRLLSAKVRAFIDLVVETTNWKFG comes from the coding sequence ATGGACCGGCTCGAGGCCATGCACGTCTTCGTCGCTGTCGCCGAGCTGCGCGGCTTTGCGCCGGCAGCGCGCAGGCTGCACCTGTCGCCGTCAGCGGTGACCCGGCTGATCGCCTCGCTGGAAGAGCATCTCGGCGCGCGGCTGTTGCAGCGGACCACGCGCTCGGTGACTCTCACCGACGTCGGCACGCGCTATCTGGAGCGGGCGCGGCGGATCCTCGCCGATGTCGAGGAGGCGGATGGCTCGGCGCGCGCCGAGCGCAACCGACCGAACGGGCGGCTCGTGGTCTCCGCGCCAGTCGGCTTCGGCCGGCTGCATGTCGGACCCGTGATGTCGGCGTACCTGAAGCGCTATCCGGACGTCACCGGCGAATTGCGGCTGTCCGACCATATGATCAACCTCGTCGAGGACGCAGTCGACCTTGCGGTGCGCATTGGCCACCTCGCCGATTCCTCGCTTGTCGCGCGGCAGGTCGGCGAGATGCGGCGGATCGTGGTCGCCTCCCCCGACTACCTCAAGCGCCATGGCGAGCCGAAGTCGCCGGAGGCGCTGCTTCAGCACCGGACCATCCAGTTCGGTCCCGCGACCAACTGGCGTTTTCAGCGCGACGGCCGCGATATCGAGGTCACGCCGAGCCCGCGCTTCATCAGCAACAGCGCCGATGCAGTGCTGCAATACGCCGAACAAGGCGGCGGCGTGACGCGGGTGCTGGCGTATCAGGCCGCCGACGGCCTGAAGCGCGGACGACTGAAGATCGTGCTGGCAAAGTTCGAGCAGCCGGCCTTGCCGATCCACATCGTCTATCCAACCTCGCGGCTGCTGTCGGCCAAGGTGCGCGCATTCATCGATCTCGTGGTGGAGACGACGAACTGGAAATTTGGGTAA
- a CDS encoding PaaI family thioesterase — MTATAIPDGFEPHFRKSPLTDPWEPLYSKRTDKAVIVGLRLAKPHTNARGLIHGGLIAALADAAMGYSCAQATGWTTSFVTISLAIDYVGAAEIGQWCAVESEVIKTGSTICFAQCLVKADDAVIARASGTFRVVPKQA, encoded by the coding sequence ATGACCGCCACCGCCATCCCCGACGGCTTTGAGCCGCATTTCCGCAAGAGCCCGCTCACCGATCCCTGGGAGCCACTCTATTCAAAGCGTACCGACAAGGCCGTGATCGTCGGATTGCGGCTGGCAAAGCCGCACACCAACGCGCGCGGGCTCATCCACGGCGGTCTCATCGCGGCCCTTGCCGATGCCGCGATGGGCTATAGCTGCGCGCAGGCGACGGGCTGGACAACGTCGTTCGTGACGATCTCGCTCGCCATCGACTACGTCGGCGCGGCCGAGATCGGGCAGTGGTGTGCGGTCGAGAGCGAGGTGATCAAGACCGGCAGCACGATCTGTTTCGCGCAATGCCTGGTGAAGGCGGACGACGCCGTGATCGCGCGGGCGAGCGGCACGTTCCGCGTGGTGCCGAAGCAGGCATGA